The DNA window GCTGCTGGATAATTGCGAGTAGAAGGCACGCCGTGGGATTACTTTGAGGATATTATGTGGTAGccggcatagtggcacacacctgtgttaccagcacttggaggcagaggcaggcgggtctctgtgagttcgaggccagcctggtctacagagtgacatcCAGCACactcagggctacatagagagactatggctcaaaaggaaaaaaaaaaaacaagaacattattgttattattatttgggaTTGTACATATATATTGGAAGAGAAAATAATATTGCAGCATTCTTACATTATGAGGCCATTGGATGTATAAATTACTCCGTGTATCCCAAGTCTCTCTTAacgctgtcccctccctcctctgtatACTTTATAGCATGCTGGCTAGAAAGAAGCCTCTCCGTTTTCAGTCATTTGTCGCCTCCTTTCCTAAGCATTCACTTCCCTTTCCTAAACCTTAAGGACCATAAAATGAAGTTATCAGAGCTATAATCTTTAGatattattttattcatgtgtattattttgtttccttttttaaacgGAGTGAGAGttgtaatatttgtttttatttcagaatGGGAAACGAAAGTTCAAGCACATATTCCTTTGAAGGATCCTCCTAAACTGAAGCAGGATGGAACCCAGACCATCAAATTGGAAGAGCCCTGTGACGACGATGACAGCTTAGAGATGCCGCCAGTATATGCCTTCGGGAAGATTCATATGGGCGAAGAGGATTTCAGTTTGAAGTCAGAGCTTTCAGAAGAAGACTCTACAGAAGACTATCTTAGTAAATATGATATATATGGAAATAATTTTGAAAAGCACACGAACCTAATTGTACAGTTTGATACCCATTCAGATAATAAAACTTCTCTGTATAATGAAAGCAAGCCAACGTTCAGGAGTGTGTCCTCTGGTGTTGTTGTTCATGGGAAAATACGTCCTGGAGATAAGCCTTATTCATGTAATGTCTGTGGAAGAAAATTTAGGAAATACCCGTCACTCCTGGCACACCGAAATAACCATGCCAAAGAGAAAGCTTACGAATGTGAAGAATGTGGGAAAGAATTTAAGCATATCTCATCCCTCATTGCACATCAGAGAAtgcacactggagaaaaaccatatgagtgccaccagtgtgggaaagccttcagccAGCGTGCACACCTCACCATACACCAGAGAATCCATACGGGAGAAAAGCCCTACAAGTGTGACGACTGTGGAAAAGACTTTAGTCAGCGGGCACATCTTACCATACATCAAAGGACACATACTggggagaaaccctataaatgtctGGAATGCAGTAAGACCTTTAGCCATAGTTCATCGCTGATTAATCATCAGAGagttcatactggagaaaaaccttatatATGCAATGAGTGTGGGAAAACTTTCAGCCAGAGTAcacaccttctccagcatcaAAAAATCCATACTGGGAAAAAACCATATAAGTGCAACGAGTGTTGGAAAGTGTTCAGCCAAAGCACTTACCTTATTCGACATCAGAGAATCCATTCTGGAGAGAAGTGCTATAAATGCAACGAATGTGGGAAGGCCTTTGCCCATTCCTCAACTCTCATACAACATCAGACCACTCACACCGGCGAGAAATCCTACGTGTGCAGCGTGTGTGGGAAGGCCTTCAGCCAGAGTGCTAACCTGACCCAGCACCACAGGACACACACGGGAGAGAAGCCGTACAAATGCGGCGTGTGCGGGAAGGCCTTCAGCCAGAGCGTGCACCTCACCCAGCACCAGAGGATCCACAACGGCGAGAAGCCCTTCAAGTGCAACACATGCGGGAAGGCGTACAGGCAGGGCGCAAACCTGACTCAGCACCAGAGGGTGCACACCGGGGAGAAGCCCTAcaagtgtaaccagtgtggcaaggCTTTCATTTACTCCTCGTCTCTCAACCAGCACCGAAGAACCCACACCGGAGAGAGGCCCTATAAATGTAGCCACTGTAACAAAGATTTTAGCCAGAGGACATGCCTGATTCAGCACCAGAGGATTCACACGGGGGAGAAGCCCTACGCGTGCCGCATCTGTGGGAAAAGCTTCACGCAGAGTACAAACCTTATTCAACATCAGCGCGTGCACACGGGTGCCCGACACCGCAATTAGCGGACAAGGGAGGCTTGGCTTACGCTTTAAAGCCTGATGGCTTAAATTTCATTTTGTGTGCCGTGTCAAAAGACCCAAAAGGAATCTGAAGCAGTGCAATAGCTAGATGCTGCAGTATCGGAAGTACCAGAGTTAGTACAGTGGCTCTCGTCCATTTAGATTTAGtgtgaaacttaaaagcttcgtCAACCGTTTAGCTTTTATCTGATATCACTTGAAGTCATTCCAGAAAGAAATACTATGAGAGGATATTTTAAAACCCGTGACTCATCAACTCTTAGTAAATTTCAAGTATGTTTTATTGAGGCCTTATGAATATAACCTGGGAGAGCATCCGGCAAGTAGATCTCACACTAGAGAGTAACCCTGACATCATAGGAAAGAAGATCGATGCTTCGGGCCTTTGCTTCATCCTAGCTTTGAAGCCTTAAGATAACCAAAAGGTCCCTCCCATTTTTTCACTCCCTCTTTTCCCATTGCAACTGAAGCCAGTAAGCTTGAGgagaagaaagacctggaaggatctTAAACCGTGACCACTATTAACTACACTTCCTCCGGGAAGAGAAGGCAGTCTGATAAGATGGAGGGTCATTGCATACAAACCCCTAGCCATGTGTAAACTCAGACACAGATTAAACACCCAAGCCCAAAGTCATCTTTAGCACAGCAGTATTTTTAGTTTCACTTGGTTTTGACGTCCAGTATTACCCTGAAGGAAAAAGAgactgttcccatttttttttctacctggcTTTTAAATTGACAAGTTTTCTCATGGCTCTTACTGTAGCAAAGCCATTTCTTCCATTGAAACACATTTCTTGAGAGCCTACTGTGCTCAAGACACAAACTTCTTGATTGAACCCTTTCGGTTAACAAAGATCTTTAGAGTAAAGAAAAGGTAAGGACATGTTCCTAACTGCTTTGTCACGGAGCAAGCACAATCCTACCTAAACGGGTTGCCAAACGCTACCCTAAAAGCCATGTTGAGTGAGCAATGGACATGGCAAGACATGTGAGAATAAGTAATGGAAAAtaggtttgaggccagcacaGAGGTGGCAAGAGAAAACGAGGGTGGAAAGGAGTACAGAGGGAGGTGTGCAAAAAGCTGATGTGACAGGAAGTATAATTGGACCCACTTTGCCTAAGGAAATAATACTGGTAAAACAGAAAATGTACCATATTTATAAGAAGctaaaaaggaaattattttcaGGAATAATTAGAAGCCTAGTACTCCTTCACACATGGAAGTAAAATAGAAATTACACTTAATGTGCTAGAAAAACTTTTTATTGGAAAAAGCCTTGGCACAGAGACCATTGTTAATTAGTAATCATTAAACAATAACTGAGTTTATGGGTCTTAAACAGCATAAAAGGAAGACTAGCAGGAACCAAATTTTTAAGTTACTGTTGTATTTACCGTCCATAGTGTCATGCTCTCAGAACGTACAGCTGAGCTTCATCTCGCTCGTTCTTGTTTCTCCAGTGCCTTGCATATGATCAATATATGTTGGTTGAATCGATGAGTAAATCATACAGATTAGAGCTGAGTAGTAAGGTAGAGTCGCCGGGATAGGGAGAAAATTGGTGAGACTGAAAATAATGTCTGTGTCCGTGTATCTCATGTTTAGCAAAAACTGTTTGCTTAAGAATGGAGAATCAGAAGTTGAGGCCATCATTGCCCAGTGAAAGCTCTCTTACCCACCTGAGCGGAAACAAGCTCTTGCACCATAAATACCTAAGCTCATATCGACAACAGAGCATCTCAAGACCCCACAGGGGGATTGAAGAAAAGGTTGAGGCACTGGCATTCTAAAGCTATCTTTGTAGGAGTGTTTTCTTAATGAAACTGTCACTCTCTCCTTTCCTGACATTAATTACCCTTGACTTCATAGTATTCACAAAATaccggttaaaaaaaaaaaaccctcagattATGCTTACTCCAGTTATGTTAAGAATAACAAATGTGTTTACTAGATGATTTTGATGTTGCTTCCTGCCTTTCATAACGCTTTTCTCCACTAGGATGAGTGTGGTGTGGTACAGGCCATAGGGCAGTACTTTGTTTCCTGCCTTTGTGTATTTCATGTAAATAATGCATATGAAGTCTTCCACTGGTACACAGAGGCAAGTAAGGCTCctataaaaaatagaaagagattAATAGTACAGAATACTGTTTTTATGTGGGTTTCCCTCATTTTAAAGTTGCCCTTCAAGAGGTTTTTAGCAAGTATTTCCTACAACTTTTTATCAGGAACATTGCTAAATATGTAAGAGTTTAGAAATCATCCTGTCAACCATACCTAGCACctaaattttaaagttaatattTTGCCATATTGAAGAGTAAAGACATTTCACCTCCAAATTATCTCATAAAATTAGCTCATTCACATAGCTACACTACCTCAAAGCACCTAGGCCATTTTCTGATTTCCCCTGTTGAGCCACTCAGTTTCTGCACACCCTTTATTTTGTCTGTGTCTTCTACCGAAACAGTCCCTCttggttttcctttgttttcaggGTGTGCTGATAGTATATGGCTTGCATGTGATACAGTATATGTCCTCCTATAAATTAGGAGTTGAGGCCAAAGGCTTAACTGAGCTCAGGTTAAACATCTTTAACCGAAGTATTTCacagctgtgtttcctcctgCATTGCCAGAACTCACCGTCGGGCCAACACACGGCTCCTGCATCACCAGAAGTCACCGTTAAGCCAACACATGGCTGATGAGGTGACGTTTCGCTGTGGAGGTGGTAACCACCACACTGTCCCAGTGTAATTCTTCCGGTCATGGTTAACTGTCTGTGAACTGACGCTTCGGCAGTGTGGCTGTCCTCCTTACCAACATTTTTGTACACAGTCATATTGTTACTTAACGGTAATCTTTGCCTGAGTCAGTCTTTTCATCAAGGTCTACGAGACAAGTTATTTTCCTATTGCTCTTTCCACAGTAGCCGAAAATGCGTTAGAAGCAAGTTTGCTCAGCTTTTTCACTGACTAAGTGGTTTGGGAGTTTTCTGTGTTGACAACAGCTGAGTCATGTTAGTCCATTACAGCCCCTGTTTCTGTTCACCAGTCTGGCATTGCCTCTCTAGTCTCTGGGTGCGGGCACTTTCCTGCCTTCCAGCCTGTGATATCTCAAGTCCATCCTACCTTTCCACTGCCCCAAACTTGGATGGAAACAGCTCTGCTGAAACTCCTGGCTCCTTTTTATAAGTGCCTTTTTTTAGAAACAAGATCTGGGCACTAACACACTCCTCGAATCTGGAGTGGCATTAGCAAGTGTTTCCAACCAACTTTATTTATCTTCCCTCAGTTCCTCAGTTATGCAGTGTGTAAGTAGGTAATGGGGAATGCAGTTTTACAAACGGGGTATCGGGACAAACTGACAGGTCTCACTAAGCATCAAAGCAAATCGAAGAACAGTCGTGTGCACTGAAAGGAGCAAATGTGACCGTGAAAGGCCTGGAGCAAGGTCACCGGGGGAATGGAGCGCGTCAGATAATCTGGTAGTGGGTTACATGCAGGGCAGTTTTGAAAGAAGCGGGTGTGTGCTCACTGCCACACTTTCTGTTGCATCTCAATCACTTCATAAGCTAGTAACACCTTCTGTCGATCTTATTTGTGGTGCTGGTTTGAACTTAGGGCCTCACAGGTTAAGctgatgctctaccactgagccacacctaccgtatttctttgtgtgtgatatatatgtaCGTGTATATGTTCATATGCACACATGGGTGTGAAAGCCACAGGTCAGTAATGGATGTTTTCCTCAATTgtcctccaccttatttttttattcactttttttattttatgtatatgggtgttttgcttgcttgtctATCTGTGCACAGTATGCATTCAGCCTTGTAGGGGCCATGGAATTACAGAAAGTTGTCAGTCactacgtgggttctgggaattgaaccctggtcctctggttgagtggccagtgctcttaaccgctaagctatctctccagccctccacctTCTGTATTGAGACTGGGTCTTTTCACTGAACCTGAAACTCGTAGATTCTACTCAACTGGCTGAACAATAAGCCCCGAATTCATCTGTCTTTAACTCCTCAGTACCACATGCTAGCACATCTGGCTTTTCCATGTATGccggggatttgaactcaggtcctcgtggcTACTCAGCAGGCACTCTACCAgcggctgtctctccagcccctgcatcaCATTTCTTAAGCTAGCTCTCTGAGGATCTGTTGAGTGCAAACCTAAGTAGTGTTTtatctgtttgagacagggtctcgctgtgtagcccagactggaactcatcctcctgcctcagcctccatggAGCTAAAATTATTGCATGTAGCACCCATAGGCTTAGCAatagctttggttttgtttgactAAGTCTTAGTACTTAAACCTTTACGGTGTaatgatttggttttgtttgttctgtgtcCGCTCCAGGCATAAGCCTATAGGTGGAATTTGCACCCTCCAGCTTGCTCTTGAGGGCTCTGTATTTCATCGTATTTGTCCCGTTGAGCCCTAGAACCATTAAAAGTACCAAGCATGTGCACTCTGGTGATCTATAtagagtgtgtgggaggggcagtGAGTCCATGGTGTTGAAGTGTCCTCTATGGGTTAGTCAACTTTATCTTGTGTCACATTGACCTAACTACCCAGACAGAACTTTCTTTCTAGGATAGAACATCAACCCTACAATCTATGATATGAAGCACTTTACAATTAAAAAACATTCACACATACGTGAACACACACTCATTTCCTCTTGGATTATATAGCATTTCCCAAAGTTGATACAGGTACCCCAGTGCCCAAAGGAGCACTAAAAGAGGACACTTTCTACTACATTATACGGTGAAGGAAAGACCAGTGAAATCTTGCAAAAACTagaaaccagagagcaaagaCCCAACCCTGCCTGAGGCCTAGCTGCAGAGACGGCGACCAGCCATTTCTTCCCTCCCAGAGTGGAGACAACTGCAGAGCACTGGGAAGGGGGAAGCCATCAGGCCTGCCTCGAGGTGCTCCGTGCTGACGCGCAACGCCTGACCTGTTCTCCCCACGTGTAGGGAGGCAGCCGCGACGTTTGCTCCTTTTGGCATCATTCCCTGAGCTGCCAGAAGATCTGGGCAGAGCCTTGTTCCACTTCCCTGTCAGAATCTGGCAAACTGCTTGTGGATGGCAGCCTTGGCGAAAACgacttttgtattttaaatagttGAAGGGGAAAAAATAACCCATGACATAAGAGAAGTCTGTGAAGCTGGACTATGGACTGGAGGCCAGCGAGGTCTccacaggccagccagggttacctAGTGAGACcatggagagagaggggaggaacgTCAGTGTCAGTGCTTGGAACACAATCACACCCGTTTGTTTAACTAGTACCTGAGCCACAGCCTAGAGAGACCACAGAGCCGAATGTGTACGTACTGTCCAGCTCCTCACACGCCTTCACCAACGGTCTACACGACGGGGTGGCTATTTTATTAGTCAAACCAGCCTACATGGTGGTGAAAGGGACAGCACTCCTGGGGGACAAGAAAGGAGATGGTGGCAGGAGATGAAAATTAATCAGGAAAGCAGGGAAGGGAGAAGTGCCCAGGAACGCGGCCTGAAGCTCAGGTGAAGGCCACGGGTGGCAGAGCTCTGGGCAAGCAATCCCACCGGCAGGCGGTACCGAGTCGGGGATGCCGCCTGCTGGGAAAGGGGCCGAGGGCAGGAGAGGGCTTCCCCTCCGCGAGTGGCCGCGGCCAACCCTGTCTGCCAGCCTGGCAAAAGTTCACTGCGGGCTCAGGCTTCACTGTGTGGGCTTAGGGTCCTTTCTTCCAACAGTCCTTCGAAGAAGTCTGCAAGGAGGCGACCCTTCGGCCGACCCTCCAGCCGagtccccgccccccgcccccgcccctgcccctgcccctggaGACCGCCTGCTGTCGGACACTGGAAGGTGACAACCAACCCCCCTCCCCCGCAAAGTCCCTCAAAACGCCTGAGCAGGAGACTGCCCTTCCCCGGCCAGGTAGCAGGCAGGGCACGGCCAAGGCCGGGGAAAGACCCGGGCCACCCAGCCCCGAGCTGCAAGGGCTGCCGGGACACTGGGCGGCCGAGGACGGAGTTCTGGGAAATGTGGTCCGCTGTCCGGAGCCCCTCTCCCTTTCGCCCTCAGGAGAGGCGCaggtcggggggtggggggacccGGTGCCCATTTCAGTTAGTGCGGACCACATACTTAATTGCAGACAGTaggcacaagcctataatcccagcatttgggaggccggGGCAGGAGGGAttgcagtgagttcaaggccaaccaagACTAAGGCGTGAGACCCCTTCTCAGAAGTTTGGGAGATGGCTCGGAACACTCACTGGTTGGAGAAGAGtccagtttgattcccagcccctACACGGTGATTCACAACTACTtgtaactgtagttccagggcatccaacgccctcttctggcctccgttgGGCACACGAGGTGAACAGcaacatgcagacaaaaccatTAAACAcgtagacataaaataaataaaagttaaggGAGATGGCTGAGCGGCAAAGCCCTTGCAGCCCGTGCTACAGACCAGCGTTCAAGTCCCCAGTACCCACGTAAGTGCCAAGTGGAGCTGGCCAGTGGAGACAGGAAAGACAGCTACCCAGACTACCCTTCACCCCGCTGCGGCTTAGGTTGAGAGGAATCCTCACCGACCTGGCCGAACAGTCACACCGGCAGAGCTAGCAAAGGAGCCCCACTCACAGGAACGGAGGTCCCCTTGATTAGTGTCCGGGTGATGAGGTAACAGTGGCTACGGCCATCTAGTCCCTCTCCCCTCACAAGACTGAAGCTGCTTTCCCTGTAACCTCAAAAGGAACCCAGAGCCACGCCTCTGGACTAACCTTTGAAGTTCTCATATTAGCCAGGCACTGtgacataagcctttaatcctagcacttggtaggcagaagcAAGCCTATGTCTGAGAGtgcgaggacagcctggtctacagagcaagttccaggacagccagagtcacaaaatactcctttttttttttatttttttttttttttttttaactcgaGCTTCTGCCAGCTACACTTTGCTAGAGGCAGGCATGCATTTCATCTGTAATCATTTCAGAATAAATTTCTTAGGGTTTCTCCGTTTAGgactggctgtccaggactctctgtagacaggctggcacTGAAtacatagagatccgcctgcctctgcctccagagtgctgggattaaaggctatgTTATTATATCTTAGTTGcatcttttaaaattagaaataatttctAGTATTAGAAATGTGGCTCAGTTACAAGGGCACTTACCTAGCGTGAAGCAAGCTCTGGCCACGATTCCTAGTAGACACCAGTAATCTCCTAACTCCAGATGGTGGAGTGAGgtgaatcagaagttcaaggtcaggcagaggccagcctggagtgtgtgtgtgtgtgtgtgtgtgtgtgtgtgtacatatattataTAGAGAAATAT is part of the Meriones unguiculatus strain TT.TT164.6M chromosome 11, Bangor_MerUng_6.1, whole genome shotgun sequence genome and encodes:
- the Znf287 gene encoding zinc finger protein 287, translating into MLASRKKMASSSRSQVLLMLKPDKVQNGPCSVEKQTLDPRLVRDTETCRQNFRNFPYPEVAGPRKALSQLRELCLKWLRPEVHSKEQILELLVLEQFLTILPGEVRTWVNSQYPESSEEAVALVEDVTQILKEEAPQSSALPQEVPEEDPKRPFQAGWLSDLVTNESMTFNDVAVDITQEDWELMRPVQKELYKTVTLQNYWNMVSLGLTVYRPTVIPILEEPWMVIKEIVEGPSPEWETKVQAHIPLKDPPKLKQDGTQTIKLEEPCDDDDSLEMPPVYAFGKIHMGEEDFSLKSELSEEDSTEDYLSKYDIYGNNFEKHTNLIVQFDTHSDNKTSLYNESKPTFRSVSSGVVVHGKIRPGDKPYSCNVCGRKFRKYPSLLAHRNNHAKEKAYECEECGKEFKHISSLIAHQRMHTGEKPYECHQCGKAFSQRAHLTIHQRIHTGEKPYKCDDCGKDFSQRAHLTIHQRTHTGEKPYKCLECSKTFSHSSSLINHQRVHTGEKPYICNECGKTFSQSTHLLQHQKIHTGKKPYKCNECWKVFSQSTYLIRHQRIHSGEKCYKCNECGKAFAHSSTLIQHQTTHTGEKSYVCSVCGKAFSQSANLTQHHRTHTGEKPYKCGVCGKAFSQSVHLTQHQRIHNGEKPFKCNTCGKAYRQGANLTQHQRVHTGEKPYKCNQCGKAFIYSSSLNQHRRTHTGERPYKCSHCNKDFSQRTCLIQHQRIHTGEKPYACRICGKSFTQSTNLIQHQRVHTGARHRN